From a single Asticcacaulis sp. MM231 genomic region:
- a CDS encoding ATP-binding protein: protein MTPAEITSPTHDEIREYLHRQMLSSVSHDLKTPLATIIGSLEVMTMLYDKLSEEKRKSLIGSALTEAFRLDHFITNILDMAKFEADAVKPRFELTKLGNMIRDSLARLGPLKTKGEIQIKAPDDGNDELTTDPMLGARAIGLVLHNAFKYGARKGSKTNEAVPVIEVAYGLKGNEGFVSIRDHGEGIPLSQQAAVFDKYTRLQKTDQQNASTGLGLTICQYIMRLLDGRIELHNHPEGGAVFTLYYSNKKTA from the coding sequence ATGACCCCTGCTGAGATCACTTCCCCTACGCACGACGAGATACGCGAATACCTGCATCGTCAGATGCTGTCGTCCGTCTCCCACGATCTCAAGACTCCTCTGGCCACCATCATAGGCTCGCTTGAAGTCATGACCATGCTCTATGACAAGCTGAGCGAAGAAAAGCGAAAGTCGCTGATCGGCTCGGCCCTCACCGAAGCTTTTCGTCTAGATCATTTCATCACCAATATTCTCGACATGGCCAAGTTCGAAGCCGATGCGGTCAAGCCGCGCTTTGAATTGACCAAGCTCGGCAATATGATCCGTGACAGCCTGGCGCGTCTGGGCCCCCTGAAGACAAAGGGTGAAATCCAGATCAAGGCGCCGGATGACGGCAATGATGAGCTGACAACCGACCCCATGCTGGGTGCCCGGGCGATCGGGCTGGTGCTGCATAACGCCTTCAAATACGGCGCGCGTAAGGGCTCCAAGACAAATGAAGCCGTGCCGGTGATCGAGGTCGCCTACGGCCTCAAGGGCAATGAGGGGTTTGTCAGCATCCGCGATCATGGCGAGGGCATCCCCTTGAGCCAGCAGGCGGCGGTTTTTGACAAGTATACGCGTCTGCAAAAGACCGACCAGCAAAACGCCAGCACCGGCCTTGGTCTGACCATCTGCCAGTACATCATGCGCCTCCTCGACGGCCGCATCGAACTGCATAACCACCCCGAAGGTGGCGCGGTCTTCACGCTCTACTATTCCAATAAAAAGACCGCCTGA
- a CDS encoding 4a-hydroxytetrahydrobiopterin dehydratase, giving the protein MRPVLTPAELSALPADLPQWTLDDEAKTISRDLKFKDFRQAFAFMTEVAEVADRMDHHPEWSNVYNTVSIRLTTHDSHGLTQSDIELARRIDSAASGV; this is encoded by the coding sequence ATGAGACCTGTCCTGACACCTGCCGAACTGTCCGCTCTGCCAGCCGATCTGCCGCAATGGACTCTGGATGACGAGGCCAAGACCATCTCGCGTGATCTTAAATTCAAGGATTTCCGCCAGGCCTTCGCTTTCATGACCGAAGTGGCGGAAGTGGCCGACAGGATGGATCATCATCCCGAATGGTCCAATGTCTATAATACCGTATCCATTCGCTTGACGACCCACGATTCCCATGGCCTGACCCAAAGCGATATCGAGCTGGCGAGACGGATCGATAGCGCTGCAAGCGGCGTATAA
- a CDS encoding transcriptional regulator yields the protein MGKEPDSDFNIEALDDVIHGRLRLGIMAFLSTAESADFTLLKNRLQATDGNLSVQLRKLEEAGYVAIDKAFVGKKPLTTVTLSDAGRTAYIGYLDAMRKLIADSGG from the coding sequence ATGGGAAAAGAACCAGATTCTGACTTCAATATCGAGGCTTTGGATGACGTTATCCACGGGCGCCTGCGATTGGGCATCATGGCTTTTTTGTCGACGGCCGAATCGGCGGATTTCACCCTGCTGAAGAACCGGCTCCAGGCGACGGACGGCAATCTTTCGGTACAGTTGCGCAAGCTGGAAGAGGCGGGATATGTGGCCATAGACAAGGCCTTTGTCGGGAAGAAGCCCCTGACGACGGTGACCCTGAGTGATGCTGGCCGCACAGCCTATATCGGATATCTCGACGCCATGCGCAAACTTATCGCGGACAGTGGTGGCTGA
- a CDS encoding DUF1328 domain-containing protein, with amino-acid sequence MLNWIVTFFILAVVAAFFGFTGLAGTFAEIAKFIAVIFVVLFVASLVYRMITGRSANPPL; translated from the coding sequence ATGCTCAACTGGATCGTTACATTCTTTATCCTGGCCGTTGTGGCGGCCTTCTTCGGTTTTACGGGCCTTGCCGGCACCTTTGCTGAAATTGCCAAGTTTATCGCGGTGATCTTCGTGGTTCTGTTCGTGGCCAGCCTGGTCTACCGCATGATCACCGGCCGCAGCGCCAATCCCCCGCTATAA
- a CDS encoding response regulator transcription factor: MLEKKNTILIVDDEEEIRKMLSIFLDAADFKVCECDSGKQALRMSASVRPDLILLDLGLPDIDGKEVITKIREWSNVPIVVLTARAEDMEAAPALNIGADDYVTKPFSAEVLLARINANLRKSAVKEVGDPEIVHGPIRMDLVRHEVYIDDERVGFTPKEYDLLRFFLVNRGRMLTHKQILKEVWGPAHLEDTQYLRVYIGQVRDKLETRPGLGKSIVSESGIGYRMDLVN, translated from the coding sequence ATGCTCGAAAAGAAAAACACCATTCTGATCGTTGATGATGAAGAAGAAATCCGCAAGATGCTCAGTATCTTCCTAGATGCGGCGGACTTCAAGGTGTGCGAATGTGATAGCGGCAAACAGGCCCTGCGTATGAGCGCTTCGGTTCGTCCCGATCTTATCCTGCTTGATCTCGGCCTGCCCGATATCGATGGCAAGGAAGTCATCACAAAGATCCGCGAATGGTCGAATGTGCCGATCGTGGTTCTGACCGCCCGTGCCGAAGATATGGAGGCGGCCCCCGCCCTGAATATTGGCGCCGACGACTATGTCACCAAGCCGTTCTCGGCCGAAGTGCTTCTCGCGCGTATCAACGCCAACCTGCGCAAATCGGCGGTCAAGGAAGTCGGCGATCCGGAAATCGTCCACGGCCCGATCCGTATGGATCTGGTGCGTCACGAAGTCTATATCGATGACGAACGGGTCGGCTTCACGCCCAAGGAATACGATCTGCTGCGCTTCTTCCTGGTCAACCGTGGCCGTATGCTGACGCACAAGCAGATCCTGAAAGAAGTCTGGGGTCCTGCCCACCTTGAAGATACGCAGTATCTGCGCGTCTATATCGGCCAGGTGCGCGACAAGCTGGAAACCCGTCCGGGTCTGGGTAAGTCGATCGTGTCGGAATCCGGCATCGGCTACCGGATGGACTTGGTGAATTAA
- a CDS encoding sugar phosphate isomerase/epimerase: MELNRRHLLAGFSALGLVGASAHAAAIKQPYQKIGVQLYTVRDAFAADPLGTLKRVKALGFDQVETISFGGMTAKDLKTKLGDIGLTAPSSHIGLADWQSRPEAALDDMAALGADYAVLAWLPDEDRSGWKAWADKMNAWGALAKARGLGFAYHNHDFEFKKTPEGEMPFHILLENTDPALVTFELDCYWASFAGHDPVHVLHEHGDRVRLLHLKDKLADGGMAPVGEGTIDYAAVLALAHKIGVKYGYVEHDNPTDPWASITTSIKNLKG; the protein is encoded by the coding sequence ATGGAACTCAATCGTCGTCATTTGCTGGCCGGTTTTTCGGCCTTGGGTCTGGTAGGCGCCTCGGCGCACGCGGCCGCTATCAAACAGCCCTATCAGAAGATCGGTGTCCAGCTCTATACGGTACGCGATGCCTTCGCCGCCGACCCGCTCGGCACGCTGAAGCGCGTCAAGGCGCTCGGTTTCGATCAGGTCGAGACCATCAGTTTCGGCGGCATGACAGCCAAGGACTTAAAAACAAAGCTGGGCGATATCGGCCTGACCGCGCCGTCGTCGCATATCGGTCTGGCGGACTGGCAAAGCCGTCCGGAAGCCGCGCTCGATGATATGGCCGCGCTCGGCGCCGATTATGCCGTGCTGGCCTGGCTGCCGGATGAAGATCGCAGCGGCTGGAAGGCCTGGGCCGACAAAATGAATGCCTGGGGTGCACTCGCCAAGGCGCGCGGTCTGGGCTTTGCCTATCACAACCACGATTTTGAATTTAAGAAGACGCCGGAAGGCGAGATGCCCTTCCATATCCTGCTGGAAAACACCGATCCGGCGCTGGTGACGTTCGAGTTGGATTGTTATTGGGCGAGCTTCGCCGGCCACGATCCGGTCCATGTGCTGCATGAGCACGGCGACCGCGTGCGCCTGCTGCACCTCAAGGATAAACTGGCTGATGGCGGTATGGCGCCGGTTGGTGAGGGCACGATCGATTACGCCGCCGTGCTGGCGCTGGCGCACAAAATTGGGGTCAAATACGGTTATGTCGAGCACGATAACCCCACCGACCCGTGGGCCAGCATCACGACCAGTATCAAGAATTTGAAGGGGTAG
- a CDS encoding glycoside hydrolase family 2 TIM barrel-domain containing protein: protein MRRHKPLLVAVFTILITTAPVMAAPAKPADNATYAALVPQFVLVNADRRDVLSLSGPWHYSVDPYKDGMADFHGKPYDVTKGRGSDVNVEQTMKNDPDVFYEYDLARAPVGTVPSAWIGYSPELRYYNGLMWYQKSFDAPAKAGERQFIRFAAADYKTMVYLNGHRLGEHEGGFTPFSFEVTGLLRPTGNNLVVAVDSERTPDSVPTQVTDWEAYGGLIRDVTLVSTPQTFIDDNFIRLTTDGQIKADVALEGTTKAGQAVEVSVPALKLTLKGTTGADGRTSLSAAAPKGLKRWSPDTPTLYDVTVKAGADVLTDRIGFRTIEVKGTQIILNGQPIFLRGICLHEEEFGPNPSRRITPEASRALLSEIKHGLNGNYVRLSHYPHSEVTTRMADEMGLLVWSEIPVYWAVKFDNPDTLKTAQTMLAENILRDRNRASVVIWSVANETPISDARNSFLTALAREAKALDGSRLVSAALLTGTKTVDGHIDITIDDPLIPELDVMAVNTYNGWYGNAKIADVPATVWHSSFNKPLILSEFGAETLAGVHEPERQGRFTEEYQAKYYVNTLAMADKIPFLAGLSPWILKDFRSPRRQNTWQQGWNRKGVESENGERKQAFFVLSDYYRKKTGE from the coding sequence ATGCGCCGCCACAAGCCCCTGCTCGTTGCTGTTTTCACGATTTTGATAACCACCGCCCCCGTCATGGCGGCACCGGCCAAGCCTGCCGATAACGCGACCTATGCCGCTCTGGTGCCGCAGTTCGTACTGGTCAATGCTGACCGGCGCGACGTCCTGTCGCTCTCTGGCCCATGGCATTACAGCGTCGATCCCTACAAGGACGGCATGGCCGATTTTCACGGCAAGCCCTATGACGTGACCAAGGGCCGCGGCTCGGACGTCAATGTCGAACAGACGATGAAGAACGATCCCGATGTCTTTTACGAATACGATCTGGCGCGCGCCCCCGTAGGCACCGTGCCCTCGGCCTGGATCGGCTACAGCCCGGAACTGCGCTATTACAACGGTCTGATGTGGTATCAGAAAAGCTTCGATGCGCCTGCGAAAGCGGGAGAGCGCCAGTTTATTCGCTTCGCCGCCGCCGACTACAAGACCATGGTCTATCTCAACGGACACAGACTGGGCGAACACGAAGGCGGCTTCACTCCCTTCTCCTTTGAAGTCACCGGCCTGTTGCGCCCCACAGGCAACAATCTGGTCGTCGCGGTCGATTCCGAGCGCACGCCGGATTCGGTGCCAACGCAGGTCACCGACTGGGAAGCCTATGGCGGCCTCATCCGCGATGTGACGCTGGTGTCGACACCGCAGACCTTTATCGATGACAATTTTATCCGCCTGACCACCGATGGCCAGATCAAGGCCGATGTGGCCCTCGAAGGCACCACAAAAGCCGGACAGGCGGTCGAGGTCAGCGTGCCGGCGCTAAAGCTGACGCTGAAAGGCACCACCGGCGCCGATGGCCGCACCTCTTTAAGCGCAGCCGCACCGAAAGGCCTCAAGCGCTGGTCACCCGACACGCCAACGCTTTATGATGTTACGGTCAAGGCCGGCGCGGACGTGCTGACAGATCGGATCGGCTTCCGCACCATCGAGGTCAAGGGCACGCAGATCATTCTCAACGGCCAGCCGATCTTCCTGCGCGGCATCTGCCTGCATGAGGAAGAGTTCGGTCCCAATCCGTCGCGCCGCATCACGCCGGAGGCTTCGCGCGCCCTTTTGAGCGAGATCAAGCATGGCCTGAACGGCAACTATGTGCGCCTGTCGCACTACCCGCATTCGGAAGTCACGACGCGCATGGCGGATGAGATGGGGCTTCTGGTGTGGAGCGAAATCCCGGTTTATTGGGCGGTGAAGTTCGACAATCCCGACACGCTCAAAACCGCCCAAACCATGCTGGCCGAGAACATTCTGCGCGATCGCAACCGCGCCTCGGTGGTCATCTGGAGCGTGGCCAATGAAACGCCGATCTCCGATGCGCGCAACAGCTTCCTGACCGCGCTGGCGCGTGAGGCCAAGGCGCTGGATGGCTCACGGCTGGTGTCGGCGGCGCTTTTGACCGGCACCAAGACGGTGGATGGCCATATCGACATCACCATCGACGATCCGCTGATCCCCGAACTCGATGTCATGGCGGTCAACACCTATAATGGCTGGTATGGCAACGCCAAAATCGCCGATGTGCCGGCCACCGTGTGGCATTCCAGCTTCAACAAGCCGCTGATCCTGTCGGAATTTGGCGCGGAGACCTTGGCGGGGGTGCATGAACCGGAGCGGCAGGGGCGTTTCACCGAGGAATATCAGGCGAAATACTACGTCAACACCCTGGCCATGGCCGACAAGATCCCTTTCCTGGCCGGGCTATCGCCTTGGATTTTGAAGGATTTCCGCTCGCCCCGCCGTCAGAACACCTGGCAGCAAGGCTGGAACCGTAAAGGCGTGGAGTCGGAGAACGGCGAACGCAAGCAGGCATTCTTTGTGCTGAGCGATTATTACAGGAAGAAGACGGGGGAATAG
- a CDS encoding prolyl oligopeptidase family serine peptidase, producing MTTVAKSVADNPNTAAKNAPDPRAFLDEIDGPEAMKWVLARNQTTLDRLSKDPRFAQNQTEALAILQATDRIAVPNFAHGGMVQNFWQDGEHTHGIWRQTTWDSYKTATPKWDNILDIDALSKAEGKNWVWEGANCLAPDYTRCLIELSDGGKDATTVREFDITTKSFIKDGFELPEGKQSITWRDADTVYITREWQPGDVTEFSYAYITKSLKRGQSLDQAVEIYRGEKTDVSAGRTVLRDVSGAYVMDYAYRGLDFFHSQQLFYVGDTPVELPLPQSSNFAGFMDGQAIYTLKEDWTSAGGKAFKSGAVLVFDLKQALAAPAKLEPTLLFQPDAHQSVEGISQTKNRLILSLLSNVTGEVWSYEHKGGKWSAKKLDLPANAALDLASTDDQSDRVLINVSSFLIPSTLINVDAATGVVEKIKSSPERFNAAGLQVQQYWATSKDGTKVPYFLIAKKDIALDGTTPTILNAYGGFEVSSTPYYSGTIGKLWLEKGGAFVLANIRGGGEFGPGWHEAGLKTKRQNIYNDFQAVAEDLIARKITSPRHLGIMGGSNGGLLMGVQLTQRPDLWNAVDVQVPLLDMVNYTKMSAGASWQGEYGDPNDPVEGAFLRSISPYHNVKAGVAYPEPLFETSTKDDRVGPVHARKMAALFEEMGLPFYYYENTEGGHAAASNLPERARRYAIDYTYFMQKLMDK from the coding sequence ATGACCACAGTTGCTAAATCCGTCGCCGACAATCCAAATACTGCTGCTAAGAATGCGCCCGATCCGCGCGCCTTCCTCGATGAGATCGACGGGCCTGAGGCGATGAAGTGGGTGCTGGCGCGCAACCAGACGACGCTCGACCGCCTGTCAAAAGATCCACGTTTCGCTCAAAATCAGACCGAGGCGCTGGCTATCCTGCAAGCCACCGACCGCATCGCCGTACCCAACTTCGCCCATGGCGGCATGGTGCAGAACTTCTGGCAGGACGGCGAGCACACCCACGGCATCTGGCGTCAGACGACCTGGGACAGCTACAAGACCGCCACGCCCAAATGGGACAACATTCTCGATATCGACGCGCTCTCGAAAGCCGAGGGCAAGAACTGGGTCTGGGAAGGCGCCAACTGTCTGGCACCCGACTATACGCGCTGCCTGATCGAACTGTCCGACGGCGGCAAGGACGCCACCACCGTGCGCGAGTTCGACATCACCACCAAGAGCTTTATCAAGGACGGTTTTGAGCTGCCCGAAGGCAAGCAGAGCATCACCTGGCGTGACGCCGATACGGTCTACATCACCCGCGAATGGCAACCGGGCGATGTCACCGAGTTCAGCTACGCCTATATCACCAAGTCACTCAAGCGCGGTCAGTCGCTTGATCAGGCCGTCGAAATCTATCGCGGCGAAAAGACCGACGTCAGCGCCGGTCGCACCGTACTGCGCGATGTCAGCGGCGCCTATGTGATGGACTATGCCTATCGCGGGCTCGACTTCTTCCACAGCCAGCAACTTTTCTATGTCGGCGACACGCCGGTCGAACTGCCCCTGCCACAAAGCTCGAACTTCGCCGGCTTCATGGACGGCCAGGCCATCTACACGCTGAAGGAAGACTGGACCTCGGCCGGCGGCAAGGCTTTCAAGAGCGGCGCCGTGCTGGTGTTCGATCTGAAACAGGCCCTGGCCGCCCCGGCTAAGCTGGAGCCAACCCTGCTGTTCCAGCCGGATGCGCACCAGTCGGTCGAAGGCATCAGCCAGACAAAGAACCGCCTGATCCTGTCGCTGCTGTCCAACGTCACCGGCGAGGTGTGGAGCTATGAGCACAAGGGCGGCAAGTGGTCGGCGAAGAAGCTCGACCTGCCCGCTAATGCGGCGCTCGACCTGGCCTCGACGGACGATCAGTCCGACCGCGTTCTGATCAATGTGTCGAGCTTCCTCATCCCTTCGACCCTGATCAATGTCGATGCCGCTACGGGTGTGGTCGAAAAGATCAAGTCATCGCCAGAGCGCTTCAACGCCGCCGGCTTGCAGGTGCAGCAATACTGGGCCACCTCGAAGGACGGCACCAAAGTGCCTTACTTCCTGATAGCCAAAAAAGACATCGCGCTCGATGGCACCACCCCGACCATCCTGAACGCTTACGGCGGCTTCGAGGTCTCTTCGACCCCCTACTATTCAGGCACGATCGGCAAGCTGTGGCTGGAGAAGGGCGGCGCCTTCGTGCTGGCCAATATCCGCGGCGGCGGCGAATTCGGACCTGGCTGGCATGAGGCCGGTCTCAAGACCAAGCGCCAGAACATCTATAACGACTTCCAGGCTGTGGCCGAAGACCTGATCGCCAGGAAGATCACCTCACCACGCCACCTCGGTATCATGGGCGGCTCCAATGGCGGCCTGCTGATGGGCGTGCAACTCACCCAGCGTCCGGACCTGTGGAACGCCGTCGATGTGCAGGTGCCGCTGCTCGACATGGTCAACTACACCAAGATGTCGGCCGGCGCCTCGTGGCAGGGCGAATACGGCGATCCGAACGATCCGGTCGAAGGCGCTTTCCTGCGCTCGATCTCGCCCTATCACAACGTCAAGGCCGGCGTCGCCTATCCGGAGCCTTTGTTCGAGACCTCGACCAAAGACGATCGCGTGGGACCGGTGCACGCCCGCAAGATGGCCGCGCTATTTGAAGAGATGGGGCTGCCGTTCTACTATTATGAGAATACCGAAGGCGGCCACGCGGCGGCCTCCAACCTGCCGGAACGTGCCCGCAGATACGCCATCGACTATACGTACTTCATGCAAAAGCTGATGGATAAGTAG
- the phhA gene encoding phenylalanine 4-monooxygenase, protein MLNLQKERHGIVGGYVPERADWTIDQNWAAYTPEQHATWKMLYDRQMKLGPGRASQYYLDGLADLPIAADTIPDFERLSDALEKRTGWRVVAVPGMVPNDVFFTHMANRRFPAGQFIRKAHQLDYLQEPDVFHDIFGHVPMMVNPVMADFMQAYGEGGLKAMRLGELDRIARLYWYTVEFGLIEEKNDVRVFGGGILSSFTETRFALEDASPNRIGFDLERVMRTNYRIDEFQETYFVMPSIDTLFDMANTDFAPIYERLKAEPDYGLSEVLPQDRVFHRGTGAYHKALLSI, encoded by the coding sequence ATGCTGAACTTGCAAAAAGAGAGACACGGTATCGTCGGCGGCTATGTGCCTGAGCGCGCCGACTGGACGATCGACCAGAACTGGGCGGCCTATACCCCCGAACAGCACGCCACCTGGAAGATGCTATATGATCGCCAGATGAAGCTGGGCCCCGGCCGCGCTTCGCAATACTATCTCGACGGACTCGCCGACCTGCCGATCGCCGCCGACACCATTCCCGATTTCGAGCGCCTGTCCGACGCCCTGGAAAAGCGCACCGGTTGGCGGGTGGTGGCGGTGCCGGGCATGGTGCCAAACGACGTCTTCTTCACCCATATGGCCAATCGTCGCTTTCCGGCCGGGCAGTTTATCCGCAAGGCGCACCAGCTCGACTATCTGCAGGAGCCGGATGTCTTCCACGATATTTTCGGCCACGTGCCGATGATGGTCAATCCGGTCATGGCCGATTTCATGCAGGCCTATGGCGAAGGCGGATTGAAGGCGATGCGCCTCGGTGAACTGGACCGGATCGCGCGGCTGTATTGGTATACGGTCGAGTTCGGGCTGATTGAGGAGAAAAACGACGTGCGCGTCTTCGGAGGCGGCATCCTGTCCTCCTTTACCGAGACGCGGTTTGCGCTGGAAGATGCCTCGCCCAACCGCATCGGCTTCGATCTGGAGCGCGTGATGCGCACCAACTACCGCATCGACGAGTTCCAGGAGACCTATTTCGTCATGCCGTCGATCGACACCCTGTTCGACATGGCCAACACCGATTTCGCGCCGATCTATGAACGGCTTAAGGCCGAACCGGATTACGGGCTGTCAGAGGTTTTGCCGCAAGACCGTGTGTTCCATCGCGGCACCGGCGCCTATCACAAGGCGCTTCTGAGCATTTGA